The genomic segment GACGATCGGGCAGTTCAATGTTCTGAGTGTCGGTCATAGCAAGGTCTCGATCTCTTTCGAAAGCGCCTCCGGCGTGGTGGTCGGCGCATGCCGCGATACCACGCGCCCGGACCGATCGACCAGGAACTTGGTGAAATTCCATTTGATCGCCGAGCCGAGCAAGCCGCCCTTTTCGTCCTTCAGAAACTTGTACAGCGGATGCGCGCCGGCGCCATTGACGTCGATCTTGGCGAACATCGGGAAGGTCACGCCGTAATTGGTCGAACAGAACTGCGCGATCTGCGCTTCGTCGCCGGGCTCCTGCGCACCGAACTGGTTGCACGGAAAGCCGAGCACCGAAAAGCCGCGCGGGCCATATTTCTCCTGCAGCGCTTCGAGGCCCTTGTATTGCGGGGTGAAGCCGCAGGCGCTCGCGGTGTTGACGATCAGCAGCACCTTTCCTTCGAACTCTTTCAGCGCGACATCTTTGCCCGCCAGCGATTTGGCGGTGAAATCATAGATCGACGCCATCGTCCCCTCGCCTCCGTCTCAAGCCACCGGATCGATCGGTGACGGCGGCACGCCGCCGGCCTCGATCGCTTCGCCCGCGAGCAGGCACAGATCCTCGCGATAGCGCCCCGACACCACCTGCACACCGACGGGCACACGGCCGACCATCCCGGTCGACACCGTCAGCGCGGGCAGGCCCATGAACGGCAGGCCGACCTGCGGCATCTGCGCCGCCCACACCCGTTTGAACGACTCGTCGTCCTTCAAATCGAGCCGCTGCGGGAACGGCAGTTCGCCGCACACCGGCATCAGCAGCACCGCATAGGTGTCGAAGAAGGTCT from the Rhodopseudomonas palustris genome contains:
- a CDS encoding glutathione peroxidase, whose product is MASIYDFTAKSLAGKDVALKEFEGKVLLIVNTASACGFTPQYKGLEALQEKYGPRGFSVLGFPCNQFGAQEPGDEAQIAQFCSTNYGVTFPMFAKIDVNGAGAHPLYKFLKDEKGGLLGSAIKWNFTKFLVDRSGRVVSRHAPTTTPEALSKEIETLL